One genomic segment of Natrononativus amylolyticus includes these proteins:
- a CDS encoding TrmB family transcriptional regulator: protein MASLRDLGLSEYEARAYRALLSTGPTTAKELSRASDVPMGRIYDVLNSIEQYNLVRSQTASRPKKYVAVEPATALDRLLEDKRRELEEKADQYESIVDDLADELDAAEPVEEQFWTAAVGPEETIDLLLERLTAADREIVMVAADPSPQLDIRTVGEEVLTQLEDALDRGVSVEVLLSRDLVDSLSENVGRRYQETLQSHPEFAVRTNEDVTGTFNIIDGVEVCIQVPNPLSSGDAFGMIDLKDPEFAADVHEEFRPRWEEATPLAF, encoded by the coding sequence ATGGCCAGTCTCAGGGACCTCGGGCTCTCAGAGTACGAAGCACGAGCCTACCGTGCACTGCTCAGCACGGGACCCACAACGGCAAAAGAGTTGTCACGTGCGAGCGACGTTCCGATGGGGCGGATCTACGACGTGCTCAACAGCATCGAGCAGTACAACCTCGTCCGAAGCCAGACGGCGAGCCGGCCGAAGAAGTACGTCGCAGTCGAGCCCGCGACCGCCCTGGATCGGCTGCTCGAGGACAAGCGCCGGGAACTCGAGGAGAAAGCCGACCAGTACGAGTCGATCGTCGACGACCTCGCCGACGAACTCGACGCCGCCGAGCCCGTCGAAGAGCAGTTCTGGACCGCCGCCGTCGGCCCGGAGGAGACGATCGACCTGCTGCTCGAGCGACTGACCGCCGCCGACCGGGAGATCGTGATGGTCGCGGCCGACCCCTCCCCCCAGCTCGACATCCGAACGGTCGGCGAGGAGGTGTTGACCCAGCTCGAGGACGCCCTCGACCGGGGCGTGAGCGTCGAGGTGCTCCTGAGCCGCGATCTGGTCGACTCGCTCTCGGAGAACGTCGGCCGGCGGTACCAGGAAACCTTGCAATCGCACCCGGAGTTCGCCGTTCGGACGAACGAGGACGTCACGGGAACGTTCAACATCATCGACGGCGTCGAGGTCTGCATCCAGGTCCCGAACCCGCTCTCCTCGGGCGACGCGTTCGGCATGATCGACCTCAAGGACCCCGAGTTCGCCGCCGACGTCCACGAGGAGTTCCGCCCGCGCTGGGAGGAGGCGACGCCGCTGGCGTTCTGA
- the mptA gene encoding GTP cyclohydrolase MptA — translation MSKQLPDVQATAPDVTVGLSQVGVTGVEKLVKIAREGKRPIVLMADFEVFVDLPSWRKGADMSRNMEVIDEILEEATREEAYRVEDVCGDAAERLLEKHEYTTRAEVSMEAEFVKRERTPASDKETQHTVDIIASATATEEGTREEIGAHVVGMTVCPCSQGMSAARAKQTLEDLEVDGETITRFLEEVPQPGHSQRGHATLTVEAAGDPEVDLNEIIDIARDSMSARIYNLAKRPDEDHMTYEAHADAKFVEDCVRAMAEGVTDRFDHLADDAVVSMRQSNDESIHQHNAHAERVVEMGTLREEVNGDLE, via the coding sequence ATGAGCAAGCAACTGCCGGACGTTCAGGCGACCGCACCCGACGTCACCGTCGGCCTGAGCCAGGTCGGCGTCACCGGCGTCGAGAAACTCGTCAAGATCGCCCGCGAGGGGAAACGCCCCATCGTCCTCATGGCCGACTTCGAGGTGTTCGTCGACCTCCCGTCCTGGCGCAAGGGGGCGGACATGAGCCGCAACATGGAGGTCATCGACGAGATCTTGGAGGAGGCGACCCGCGAGGAGGCCTACCGCGTCGAGGACGTCTGCGGCGACGCCGCCGAGCGACTGCTCGAGAAACACGAGTACACCACGAGAGCGGAGGTTTCGATGGAAGCGGAGTTCGTCAAGCGCGAGCGGACCCCCGCCTCCGATAAGGAAACCCAGCACACCGTCGATATCATCGCCTCGGCGACGGCCACCGAGGAGGGCACCCGCGAGGAGATCGGCGCCCACGTCGTCGGGATGACGGTCTGTCCCTGCTCGCAGGGGATGTCCGCCGCCCGCGCGAAACAGACCCTCGAGGACCTCGAGGTCGACGGCGAGACGATCACCCGATTTCTCGAGGAGGTCCCCCAGCCGGGACACTCCCAGCGCGGTCACGCCACGCTCACCGTCGAGGCGGCCGGCGACCCCGAGGTCGACCTGAACGAGATCATCGACATCGCCCGCGACTCGATGAGCGCGCGGATCTACAACCTCGCGAAGCGGCCCGACGAGGACCACATGACCTACGAGGCCCACGCCGACGCGAAGTTCGTCGAGGACTGCGTGCGTGCGATGGCGGAGGGCGTCACCGACCGCTTCGACCACCTCGCCGACGACGCGGTCGTTTCGATGCGCCAGTCCAACGACGAGTCGATCCACCAGCACAACGCCCACGCCGAACGAGTCGTCGAGATGGGCACGCTACGCGAGGAAGTAAACGGCGACCTCGAGTAG
- a CDS encoding DUF255 domain-containing protein, translating to MEDETHVEWREWGPEAFAAAAEADAPILLSLTATWCDHCHEMDAETYAVPTLAANVNDGFVPVRVDVDRHPRVRDRYNMGGFPSTVFLTPDGSILTGAGYLGPDGLRQVLESVRGMWDEKGADAGRIPRPLRGDEPPAGDLTTEAETNMLGQLTDQYDEVAGGWGTEPKFPLPGALEFALKRDREMALRSFDAVSANVLDAHDGGFYRFASERDWSGLHREKLLDENAALLRAFANAYLYTGREEYREPAERTVDYLTTTLWTVDETGTGAFAGSQAPGDPESYTLEASDREAAAEPPVDETVFAGANALAVDALLTYHAYTDDERARRFAERALSSFREHLLEDGVTVHYRDGGEATGAGALEARGGDDGERCLLSNQARALAALTTAESVLGPETGALEDAVTAAEATVDRLRAGDSFVDGPRTGAGLLDRPLRPLGANVEFADAALDLAVLTGNERYREVARETLEAFAGASDRFGVQVAPYASVASRLLEGSLAIRVADSPGSDLHRAALRIADHEKVVVPESDDLESGTARVERGDRVSEPASSPDALSERVRTLLP from the coding sequence ATGGAAGACGAAACCCACGTCGAGTGGCGCGAGTGGGGCCCCGAGGCGTTCGCGGCGGCCGCCGAGGCCGACGCTCCGATCCTGCTCTCGCTGACGGCGACGTGGTGCGATCACTGCCACGAGATGGACGCCGAGACGTACGCCGTCCCCACGCTGGCGGCGAACGTCAACGACGGCTTCGTCCCGGTCCGGGTGGACGTCGACCGCCACCCGCGGGTGCGAGACCGCTACAACATGGGCGGCTTTCCCTCGACGGTGTTTCTCACCCCGGACGGATCGATTCTTACGGGTGCGGGCTACCTCGGTCCGGACGGCCTTCGGCAAGTCCTCGAGAGCGTTCGGGGAATGTGGGACGAGAAGGGCGCCGACGCGGGGCGGATTCCGCGGCCGCTCCGCGGGGACGAACCGCCCGCCGGCGACCTTACGACGGAAGCGGAAACGAACATGCTTGGCCAGCTCACCGATCAGTACGACGAGGTCGCCGGCGGCTGGGGAACGGAGCCGAAGTTTCCCCTGCCCGGCGCCCTCGAGTTCGCGCTCAAGCGCGACCGGGAGATGGCGCTGCGGTCGTTCGACGCCGTGAGCGCGAACGTGCTCGACGCCCACGACGGCGGTTTCTACCGGTTCGCGAGCGAACGCGACTGGTCGGGGCTCCACCGCGAGAAGCTGCTCGACGAGAACGCCGCCCTCCTCCGGGCGTTCGCGAACGCCTACCTCTACACGGGCCGCGAGGAGTACCGCGAGCCAGCCGAACGAACCGTCGACTACCTCACGACGACGCTGTGGACGGTCGACGAAACCGGCACCGGCGCGTTCGCCGGCAGCCAGGCACCCGGCGACCCCGAGAGCTACACCCTCGAGGCGAGCGACCGCGAGGCGGCGGCCGAGCCGCCGGTCGACGAGACCGTGTTCGCCGGCGCGAACGCCCTCGCGGTCGACGCGCTCCTGACGTATCACGCCTACACCGACGACGAGCGCGCCCGCCGGTTCGCAGAGCGGGCGCTGTCGTCGTTCCGCGAGCACTTACTCGAGGACGGCGTGACCGTCCACTACCGCGACGGCGGGGAAGCGACGGGTGCGGGCGCACTCGAGGCGCGCGGCGGCGACGACGGCGAGCGCTGCCTGCTTTCGAACCAGGCGCGCGCGCTCGCCGCGCTGACGACCGCCGAGAGCGTACTCGGCCCGGAGACGGGAGCGCTCGAGGACGCGGTCACGGCGGCCGAGGCCACGGTCGACCGGCTGCGGGCGGGCGACTCTTTCGTCGACGGTCCCCGGACCGGGGCAGGCCTGCTCGACCGGCCGCTTCGTCCCCTCGGCGCAAACGTCGAGTTCGCCGACGCCGCACTCGACCTGGCGGTTCTCACGGGAAACGAGCGGTACCGGGAAGTCGCCCGCGAGACGCTCGAGGCGTTCGCCGGCGCGAGCGATCGCTTCGGCGTCCAGGTCGCCCCGTACGCCTCGGTCGCCTCCCGGCTGCTCGAGGGGAGCCTCGCGATCCGGGTAGCCGACTCGCCAGGGTCGGACCTCCACCGCGCCGCGCTGCGGATAGCCGACCACGAGAAAGTCGTCGTCCCGGAGAGCGACGACCTCGAGTCCGGAACCGCTCGCGTCGAACGGGGTGACCGCGTCTCGGAGCCCGCGTCGTCGCCCGACGCGCTGAGCGAGCGGGTTCGGACGCTGCTCCCGTAG
- a CDS encoding ATP-binding cassette domain-containing protein → MADETSDRTAAPASAEVGSRDAKRGRRPSAAGDLDRRNGDDPTFAIETEGLVKHFGDTKAVDGVDLAVPAGGIYGLLGPNGAGKTTAIRMLATLLRPDAGTARVLGHDVVDDPDGVRSRVSMTGQFASVDEDLTGRENLVLLARLLGYPRAQAKARAAELLEAFGLTEAAPRQVKTYSGGMRRRLDIAASIVVTPDLLFLDEPTTGLDPRNRTQVWDIIRALVDNGTTVLLTTQYLDEADRLADRIAVIDDGEIIAEGTPGELKSSIGSGVLNVRVRDPDQRGEAERVLTEILDEPVQFESDPTALSARITDVDRASRAFSALSGSGIEITDFALGQPSLDEVFLALTDHPARGDGGRSETAALEEGSV, encoded by the coding sequence GTGGCGGACGAAACCTCGGATCGTACTGCCGCGCCCGCCTCCGCTGAGGTGGGCTCGAGGGATGCGAAACGCGGACGGCGCCCGTCCGCAGCCGGCGATCTCGACCGCAGGAACGGAGACGACCCGACGTTCGCGATCGAAACGGAGGGGCTCGTAAAACACTTCGGGGACACGAAGGCCGTCGACGGGGTCGATCTGGCGGTTCCTGCGGGCGGAATCTACGGCCTCCTCGGCCCCAACGGTGCCGGGAAAACCACGGCGATTCGCATGTTGGCGACGCTGCTGCGTCCCGACGCGGGAACGGCGCGCGTGCTCGGGCACGACGTGGTGGACGATCCCGACGGAGTCCGCAGCCGGGTGAGCATGACCGGACAGTTCGCGTCGGTGGACGAGGACCTCACCGGCCGGGAGAACCTCGTCCTGCTGGCCCGACTGCTCGGCTACCCGCGAGCGCAGGCGAAAGCGCGGGCGGCGGAGCTGCTCGAGGCCTTCGGCCTGACCGAGGCGGCGCCGCGTCAGGTGAAGACGTACTCCGGCGGCATGCGACGACGGCTCGACATCGCGGCGAGCATCGTCGTCACTCCCGACCTCCTGTTCCTCGACGAGCCGACGACCGGCCTCGATCCGCGAAACCGGACGCAGGTCTGGGACATCATTCGGGCCCTGGTCGACAACGGGACGACGGTCCTCCTTACCACGCAGTACCTGGACGAGGCCGACCGGCTGGCCGATCGGATCGCCGTCATCGACGACGGCGAGATCATCGCCGAGGGGACGCCCGGCGAGCTCAAATCTTCGATCGGCTCGGGCGTCCTGAACGTCCGGGTGCGAGATCCCGACCAGCGGGGAGAGGCCGAGCGAGTGCTGACCGAGATCCTCGACGAACCGGTTCAGTTCGAGTCCGATCCGACGGCGCTGTCGGCCCGAATTACCGACGTGGATCGAGCCTCCCGCGCGTTTTCGGCGCTATCGGGTTCGGGAATCGAGATCACCGACTTCGCGCTCGGCCAGCCCAGCCTCGACGAGGTCTTCCTCGCGCTCACCGACCACCCCGCTCGCGGCGACGGCGGCCGTTCCGAGACCGCCGCGCTCGAGGAGGGATCCGTATGA
- a CDS encoding DNA double-strand break repair nuclease NurA — protein sequence MTLDPVHFEGIARLARRIDHGADERDHRAFAETVWREFLDPLVHDGRTILEPIDGVSRHLVDCEDVALCARPFPTEHGLDAGTINPTTFRNGLVIDIAQAAMSATPSDLDVHRSRTVVATVHSNDETARVDDRWDRFDEGYSRSRAVKVPPLPRFAEGVVHALALYLAESEHARDHAEDVTDLLVLDGPLYPRGLLRWADQHPDLADFLLEDPRPATVLENYVRLVETFVDRGVPLVGFVKNPATRVLTRAVKAKDLEAPWTDDSAFFSRILERGEYVERDGDRWERDTSALTYTGWFRSRGGVDRPLSADGDALGVERRLDAEQYEVTFFVLYDPRDDLCYRIEAPYAFTGDPDLRERLTRQLLQDVAISHGPPGIVEKADELARISAVEKESLRESLERRFATARRRTYDDHRWGDDLG from the coding sequence ATGACGCTCGATCCGGTACACTTCGAGGGGATCGCGCGGCTGGCGCGACGGATCGACCACGGCGCGGACGAACGCGACCACCGGGCCTTCGCCGAGACGGTCTGGCGGGAGTTTCTCGACCCGCTCGTCCACGACGGCCGCACGATACTCGAGCCGATCGACGGGGTCTCGAGACACCTCGTCGACTGCGAGGACGTCGCCCTCTGTGCGCGGCCGTTCCCGACCGAACACGGCCTCGACGCGGGGACGATCAACCCGACGACGTTTCGCAACGGGCTGGTGATCGACATCGCCCAGGCGGCGATGAGCGCGACGCCCTCGGATCTCGACGTCCACCGGTCGCGAACCGTCGTCGCGACGGTCCACTCGAACGACGAAACCGCCCGCGTCGACGACCGCTGGGACCGGTTCGACGAGGGGTACAGCCGGAGCCGGGCGGTGAAGGTGCCGCCGCTCCCCCGCTTCGCGGAGGGGGTCGTCCACGCGCTGGCGCTCTACCTCGCCGAGAGCGAACACGCCCGCGACCACGCCGAGGACGTGACCGACCTGCTCGTCCTCGACGGCCCGCTCTACCCTCGCGGCCTGTTGCGGTGGGCCGACCAGCACCCCGACCTCGCCGACTTCTTACTCGAGGACCCGCGGCCGGCGACGGTGCTCGAGAACTACGTCCGCCTGGTCGAGACGTTCGTCGACCGAGGGGTCCCCCTCGTCGGCTTCGTGAAGAACCCCGCGACGCGGGTGCTCACCCGGGCGGTAAAGGCCAAGGACCTCGAGGCGCCCTGGACCGACGACTCGGCCTTTTTCTCGCGGATCTTAGAGCGCGGCGAGTACGTCGAGCGCGACGGCGACCGCTGGGAGCGAGACACGAGCGCGCTCACCTACACGGGCTGGTTCCGCTCGCGGGGCGGCGTCGACCGCCCACTGTCGGCCGATGGAGACGCCCTCGGCGTCGAACGACGACTGGACGCCGAACAGTACGAGGTGACGTTCTTCGTCCTCTACGACCCGCGCGACGACCTCTGTTACCGGATCGAGGCGCCGTACGCGTTCACCGGCGACCCCGATCTGCGAGAGCGCCTGACGCGTCAGCTGTTACAGGACGTCGCGATCTCTCACGGTCCGCCGGGGATCGTCGAGAAGGCCGACGAACTCGCCCGGATCAGCGCCGTCGAGAAGGAGTCGCTGCGAGAGTCGCTCGAGCGGCGCTTCGCGACGGCGCGACGCCGGACGTACGACGACCACCGCTGGGGGGACGACCTCGGGTAG
- a CDS encoding FxsA family protein — translation MLRWLFALLLIPFLDAVLLALVVSQTDFGWVAMVLLVVLTGLVGMLLVRAEGRRTIGKMQRSLAEGTPPTNQLLDGALLIAAGAFLLTPGLVTDLIGFLLVIPITRIPIRKALKRFVVVPYADKKMDGFVSGNVWTFGFPDAEGGDAGPAGGSSTTGDTYDLSEDDYTVNTGSGGYSIDFDDERSSGTRDGRDDATDSGAR, via the coding sequence ATGCTCCGGTGGCTCTTCGCGCTGTTGCTCATCCCGTTTCTCGACGCGGTGTTGCTGGCACTCGTCGTCAGTCAGACGGATTTCGGCTGGGTTGCGATGGTGTTGCTCGTCGTCCTGACCGGACTCGTCGGGATGCTGTTGGTTCGTGCGGAGGGCCGGCGGACAATCGGAAAGATGCAGCGCTCGCTCGCGGAGGGGACGCCCCCAACGAACCAACTGCTCGATGGCGCGCTGTTGATCGCAGCCGGCGCGTTCCTTCTCACCCCCGGCCTGGTGACCGACCTCATCGGTTTCCTGCTGGTGATCCCGATCACCCGGATTCCGATTCGGAAGGCGCTCAAGCGATTCGTCGTCGTCCCCTACGCCGACAAAAAGATGGACGGCTTCGTCTCCGGCAACGTCTGGACGTTCGGCTTTCCCGATGCGGAAGGCGGCGACGCCGGCCCGGCCGGCGGCTCGTCGACGACCGGCGACACCTACGACCTGAGCGAGGACGATTATACGGTCAACACCGGCAGCGGGGGGTACTCGATCGACTTCGACGACGAGCGCTCGAGCGGGACTCGAGACGGCCGCGACGACGCGACCGATTCGGGCGCTCGCTAG
- a CDS encoding DUF7344 domain-containing protein gives MSSDVHVPRPSDRSTRLLESSPDALEAFAHPRRSTALSVLRERERPLSVSELATEIVARETAVRPPSVDERERTAVCVSLHHAHLPKLADCGAVEWDRASRDVSIADDARRWVASVLESELADPACCQALANPRRRSVLAALLEFDEPVSTTVLAGAVGAHERDDAGAVTPAARERIAVSLHHADLPLLETAGLLEYDHEAKRVDPSTMASVVSR, from the coding sequence ATGAGTTCGGACGTCCACGTCCCCCGGCCGAGCGACCGATCGACCCGGCTACTCGAGAGTTCGCCCGACGCACTCGAGGCGTTCGCCCACCCGCGGCGCTCGACGGCGCTCTCGGTCCTTCGCGAACGCGAGCGACCGCTTTCGGTGTCCGAACTCGCCACGGAGATCGTCGCGCGCGAAACCGCGGTGCGCCCGCCGTCGGTGGACGAACGCGAACGGACCGCCGTCTGCGTCTCGCTTCACCACGCGCACCTCCCGAAACTGGCCGACTGCGGGGCCGTCGAGTGGGACCGTGCGAGCCGCGACGTCTCGATCGCCGACGACGCGCGCCGTTGGGTGGCGTCCGTCCTCGAGTCGGAACTCGCCGATCCGGCGTGCTGTCAGGCGCTGGCGAACCCCCGCCGTCGGTCGGTACTGGCGGCGCTTCTCGAGTTCGACGAGCCGGTGTCGACCACCGTTCTCGCGGGGGCCGTCGGCGCGCACGAACGCGACGACGCGGGGGCGGTCACGCCGGCCGCCCGCGAGCGGATCGCCGTCTCGCTTCACCACGCCGACCTCCCGCTGCTCGAGACCGCGGGGCTCCTCGAGTACGACCACGAGGCGAAGCGGGTCGATCCGTCGACGATGGCATCGGTCGTCTCCCGCTGA
- a CDS encoding DNA-directed RNA polymerase subunit epsilon, with translation MQVDGGSPETPSESTVAGYDEPRRLETRAGAGSLSRAAAQRDATVRRWGVVTPSATIIGRAASPEADLSESIRRLHDEQHTATAGHAARAHQLDRLRTTQALCNALEVTPWQRDLALGIMDEIDLTEFGSQRAIPKVALVVIRHVVDVDRRRYFGLDDLDAGALSADRMDELFIQYRAHDITDEPAFKRLAAEHGLETTSLNRLRRVLKSQLEDADGLPAYGRSPNRDPNLPSVTDREFEDAAGE, from the coding sequence ATGCAAGTCGATGGTGGGTCGCCCGAAACACCCTCCGAGTCGACCGTCGCCGGGTACGACGAGCCGCGTCGGCTCGAGACCCGCGCCGGCGCCGGCTCGCTCTCCCGGGCGGCCGCCCAGCGCGACGCGACGGTCCGCCGGTGGGGCGTCGTCACGCCGAGTGCGACGATCATCGGGCGCGCGGCGTCGCCCGAGGCGGACCTCTCAGAGAGCATCCGCCGGCTCCACGACGAGCAACACACCGCGACGGCGGGCCACGCAGCGCGTGCCCACCAGCTGGACCGGCTGCGGACGACGCAAGCGCTGTGTAACGCCCTCGAGGTCACCCCCTGGCAGCGCGACCTCGCGCTCGGAATCATGGACGAGATCGACCTCACCGAGTTCGGCAGCCAGCGCGCTATTCCGAAGGTCGCGCTGGTCGTGATTCGCCACGTCGTCGACGTCGACCGACGCCGATACTTCGGGCTGGACGACCTCGACGCCGGGGCGCTCTCGGCCGACCGGATGGACGAGCTGTTCATCCAGTACCGCGCCCACGACATCACCGACGAGCCGGCGTTCAAGCGCCTCGCCGCCGAACACGGCCTCGAGACGACCAGCCTCAACCGACTCCGCCGGGTGCTGAAGAGCCAGCTCGAGGACGCCGACGGGCTGCCGGCGTACGGACGCAGCCCGAACCGCGATCCGAACCTCCCGAGTGTCACCGACCGCGAGTTCGAGGATGCCGCCGGAGAGTAG
- a CDS encoding DsbA family oxidoreductase — protein MSDSSPTERVTVYADYVCPFCYLGRRVLDRVRADRERPLAVDWHPFDLRYDSRAPDGSIERAAAGKDEAYYDRARENVRRLQERYDVEMDRELATDVDSRPAQLASLAVREREPERWEAFDGAVYGALWRESRDIGDPAVLADLLESVGFSESTTVAAVLEDDELSARLDERFVDARRTGVTGVPTFVVDGHVARGAVSPEHLERLLDGSGSNR, from the coding sequence GTGAGCGACTCGAGTCCCACAGAGCGGGTCACCGTCTACGCCGACTACGTCTGTCCGTTCTGTTACCTCGGCCGGCGGGTGCTCGACCGGGTCCGGGCCGACCGCGAGCGCCCGCTCGCCGTCGACTGGCACCCGTTCGACCTCAGGTACGACAGCCGCGCTCCCGACGGCTCGATCGAGCGCGCCGCCGCCGGAAAAGACGAAGCCTACTACGACCGGGCCAGAGAGAACGTCCGGCGGCTACAGGAGCGCTACGACGTCGAGATGGATCGAGAGCTCGCAACCGACGTCGACTCACGCCCCGCCCAGCTCGCCTCCCTCGCCGTCCGCGAGCGCGAGCCGGAGCGGTGGGAGGCGTTCGACGGCGCCGTCTACGGGGCGCTCTGGCGGGAGAGTCGCGACATCGGCGATCCGGCGGTGCTGGCCGACCTCCTCGAGTCGGTGGGCTTCTCGGAGTCGACGACGGTCGCCGCGGTGCTCGAGGACGACGAGCTCTCGGCTCGCCTCGATGAGCGGTTCGTCGACGCCCGCCGTACCGGCGTCACCGGCGTTCCGACGTTCGTCGTCGACGGGCACGTCGCCCGCGGCGCGGTGTCGCCCGAACACCTCGAGCGGCTGCTAGACGGTAGCGGTAGTAATCGTTGA
- a CDS encoding DUF7113 family protein, protein MLLVRGRAGGTELTGTLYERGECAPSFRGAPDEDAAYVWVCDEFYEVDSGGTTQLVDGREVHLAFESPMPRGFDTRDQALEAAREHVRTQFARIGIDPETVELEVEKGEVEPQT, encoded by the coding sequence ATGCTCCTGGTACGCGGACGCGCGGGCGGCACCGAACTCACCGGTACCCTGTACGAGCGCGGCGAGTGTGCCCCGTCGTTCCGCGGTGCCCCCGACGAAGACGCCGCCTACGTCTGGGTCTGCGACGAGTTCTACGAGGTCGACAGCGGCGGCACGACCCAGCTGGTCGACGGTCGCGAGGTCCACCTCGCGTTCGAGTCGCCGATGCCCCGGGGCTTCGACACCCGCGACCAGGCGCTCGAGGCCGCCCGCGAGCACGTCCGAACGCAGTTCGCGCGCATCGGCATCGACCCCGAGACGGTCGAACTCGAGGTCGAGAAGGGGGAGGTCGAGCCCCAGACCTGA
- a CDS encoding ABC transporter permease: MTTERSVEEPDVETLRSAVSDQPRPPRPGALSASLTFGWRALLKIKHVPEQLFDVTVFPIMFLLLFTYLFGGALAGSTSAYLQELLPGILAMTVVFITVYTGVTLNDDIDEGVFDRFRTLPIWQPAVIVGALLGDAVRYSIASAIVIALGLLLGFRPDGGAAGVLAAVALLLVFSFSLSWVWTALGFVMRSPESLMAGSFLILFPLTFVSNVFVDPETMPGWLESFVDVNPFSHLVTAMRGLMHGTATAGEIGVVVLMSAVFVVVFGPLTMYLFRSQG; this comes from the coding sequence ATGACGACCGAGCGTTCGGTCGAAGAACCGGACGTCGAGACCCTTCGTTCGGCGGTGTCGGACCAGCCGCGGCCGCCGCGGCCGGGCGCTCTGTCCGCGTCGCTCACGTTCGGCTGGCGGGCGCTGTTGAAGATCAAACACGTTCCCGAGCAGCTGTTCGACGTGACCGTCTTCCCGATCATGTTCCTGCTCCTGTTCACCTACCTCTTCGGCGGCGCGCTCGCCGGGTCGACGAGCGCGTACCTCCAGGAACTCCTGCCGGGGATCCTCGCCATGACCGTCGTGTTCATCACCGTCTACACCGGCGTCACGCTGAACGACGACATCGACGAAGGCGTCTTCGACCGCTTCCGGACGCTGCCGATCTGGCAACCCGCGGTCATCGTCGGCGCACTGCTCGGCGATGCGGTTCGCTATTCGATCGCCTCGGCGATCGTCATCGCGCTCGGGCTCCTGCTCGGGTTCCGCCCGGACGGCGGAGCGGCCGGCGTCCTCGCAGCCGTGGCCCTCCTGCTGGTGTTCTCGTTCAGTCTCTCCTGGGTCTGGACCGCCCTCGGGTTCGTCATGCGATCACCGGAGTCACTCATGGCCGGGAGCTTCCTGATCCTGTTCCCGCTGACGTTCGTCAGCAACGTGTTCGTCGACCCGGAGACGATGCCGGGCTGGCTCGAGTCGTTCGTCGACGTCAACCCGTTCAGTCACCTCGTCACGGCGATGCGGGGACTGATGCACGGAACCGCCACCGCGGGCGAAATCGGCGTCGTGGTGCTCATGTCTGCGGTATTCGTCGTCGTGTTCGGCCCGCTCACGATGTACCTGTTCCGCAGCCAGGGGTAG